The Streptomyces sp. NBC_01689 genome includes a window with the following:
- a CDS encoding V-type ATPase 116kDa subunit family protein: MPWSEAVTPVRMRRVAVVVPQAALRDALVRIAEQGCVELDRAEEVAPGAAAVRLQRLRGRGAKAGTESAATAVLATAAPDLDLLERGGNAALLAGEAQLEERAEGAVRQGEVAALAGWCPAGEVSRVAGRLAAAGGALLPLPSPRGTDPPTLLRPGRAASFTPLVTTYGTPAYADVDPSWPAGLAYVAMFGIMFGDVGHGALLVLGAVALRLGWPRRFAGLGRLWPFLAGAGVASMAAGAAYGEFFGPTGLLPVLWLSPLESPARLLAAAVVFGAGLLALAHAAGAVNRVREGGWSSGLYAATGCAGLLFYLGLSLAAAGPVLHRQAPAVTGAALAVTGLALVGFGLFRTSAGGGAGLAETVVRLFDVVVRTGTNTLSFARLAAFGLTHAALADLVWRGTTGLAGRGAAGVAGAALLFVVGTAVSFGLEALVAGVQALRLEFYELFSRLFETEGRPFRPWHVPPAEPADPATKVIPCSPG, encoded by the coding sequence ATGCCCTGGTCTGAAGCGGTGACGCCGGTCCGGATGCGCCGTGTGGCGGTGGTCGTCCCGCAGGCGGCCCTGCGGGACGCTCTGGTACGGATAGCCGAGCAGGGCTGCGTAGAGCTGGACCGCGCCGAGGAAGTGGCTCCCGGGGCAGCGGCCGTGCGACTGCAGCGGCTGCGGGGACGGGGCGCGAAAGCCGGGACCGAAAGCGCCGCGACAGCAGTCCTGGCCACCGCCGCGCCCGACCTCGACCTGCTCGAACGCGGTGGAAACGCCGCGCTGTTGGCGGGCGAGGCCCAGCTGGAGGAGCGCGCGGAGGGTGCGGTACGACAGGGAGAGGTGGCCGCGCTGGCCGGGTGGTGCCCGGCCGGCGAGGTATCCCGCGTCGCGGGACGCCTGGCCGCTGCGGGAGGCGCGCTGCTGCCGCTGCCGTCCCCGCGCGGAACCGATCCGCCGACGCTGCTGCGGCCGGGCCGGGCCGCCTCCTTCACGCCGCTGGTGACGACGTACGGGACACCCGCCTACGCAGACGTCGATCCCTCGTGGCCGGCGGGCCTTGCCTACGTCGCGATGTTCGGGATCATGTTCGGCGACGTCGGGCACGGGGCGCTGCTGGTACTCGGCGCGGTCGCGTTGCGCCTCGGGTGGCCGCGCCGGTTTGCCGGGCTGGGCCGGTTGTGGCCGTTCCTCGCGGGTGCGGGCGTCGCCTCCATGGCGGCGGGTGCCGCCTACGGCGAGTTCTTCGGGCCGACGGGCCTGCTGCCGGTGCTGTGGCTGAGCCCGCTGGAGAGTCCTGCCCGTCTGCTGGCCGCCGCCGTGGTGTTCGGTGCCGGTCTGCTGGCCCTCGCACACGCTGCCGGAGCGGTGAACCGGGTGCGTGAGGGCGGCTGGAGCTCGGGGCTGTACGCGGCAACGGGCTGTGCCGGGCTGTTGTTCTATTTGGGCCTCTCTCTGGCCGCGGCGGGCCCGGTGCTGCACCGGCAGGCTCCGGCCGTCACCGGAGCCGCTCTCGCCGTCACTGGGCTGGCGCTGGTGGGGTTCGGCCTGTTCCGGACCAGTGCGGGCGGCGGCGCGGGACTCGCCGAGACGGTGGTGCGGCTGTTCGACGTCGTCGTGCGGACCGGCACCAACACCCTGTCGTTCGCCCGGCTGGCCGCCTTCGGCCTGACCCATGCCGCTCTCGCGGATCTTGTGTGGCGCGGTACCACCGGCCTGGCCGGGCGTGGCGCCGCTGGGGTCGCGGGCGCCGCCCTGCTGTTCGTCGTGGGCACGGCCGTCTCCTTCGGCCTGGAAGCCCTGGTGGCCGGTGTGCAGGCGCTGCGGCTGGAGTTCTACGAACTCTTCTCCCGGCTCTTCGAGACGGAGGGCCGACCGTTCCGTCCCTGGCACGTTCCCCCGGCGGAGCCTGCCGATCCCGCTACGAAGGTGATCCCATGCTCACCTGGCTGA
- a CDS encoding CBS domain-containing protein → MDVPAASLREDMPYRDIARSLTREHAGALPVVDAEDHVVGVVSESDLLAKVAFEASGHRPGPIGRLRERRIHGKARGDLAADLMTSPAITVLPDATVAEAAWLAALSRLKRMPVADREGRLVGVVRRETLLQSLIRDDAGIRTEVDATIAACCPPDDRENVEVAVHDGIVELTGRLPSTTLARLVAEVEELTDVVEVKNLLTAA, encoded by the coding sequence ATGGACGTGCCAGCAGCCTCCCTGCGCGAAGACATGCCGTACCGCGACATCGCCCGCTCGCTGACGCGCGAGCACGCGGGGGCGCTCCCCGTCGTGGACGCCGAGGACCATGTGGTCGGCGTCGTCTCGGAGTCCGACCTGCTGGCCAAGGTCGCCTTCGAGGCATCCGGTCACCGGCCCGGCCCCATCGGCAGGCTGCGTGAGCGCCGGATCCATGGCAAGGCCCGTGGTGACCTGGCCGCCGACCTGATGACAAGTCCCGCGATCACGGTGCTGCCGGACGCGACTGTTGCCGAGGCGGCCTGGCTCGCCGCGCTGTCCCGGCTGAAGCGGATGCCTGTCGCCGACCGCGAAGGTCGCCTGGTGGGCGTCGTGCGCCGCGAAACGCTGCTGCAATCGCTCATCAGGGACGACGCCGGTATCCGGACGGAGGTGGACGCAACGATCGCGGCGTGCTGCCCACCGGATGACCGAGAGAACGTGGAGGTGGCCGTGCACGACGGCATCGTGGAGCTGACCGGGCGACTGCCCTCGACGACACTGGCCCGGCTCGTGGCGGAGGTGGAGGAGCTCACCGATGTCGTCGAGGTGAAGAACCTGCTCACAGCCGCCTGA
- the ppdK gene encoding pyruvate, phosphate dikinase: MVRYVYDFQDGGRDLAGLLGGKGANLAEMTRLGLPVPPGFIVSTEACRAFLASGEEPEGMSAEVYRHLAALETGAGRQLGQGDDPLLVSVRSGARFSMPGMMETVLDIGLNDDSVLGLAKVSGSERFAWDSYRRLVHMYGSTVLGVDPVLFEEAMTLLKDAREAPDDLHLDASDLAWLVETYKSLIRDETGRDFPQSPAQQLQQAILAVFRSWNVERAALYRRRERIPDDLGTAVTVQRMVFGNLGPDSGSGVAFTRDPATGRPGLYGDYLPDAQGEDVVSGVRDAVPLAELERLDRRSYRQLRDHAQTLERHYRDLCDIEFTIERGTLWMLQTRVGKRTAEAAFAIATELVQEGLISSDEGLARVSGEGLARLMFPRFDTTAAGETLARGVPASPGAAVGAAVFDSAEAVRRAAADEKVILVREETTPDDLPGMVAAQAVLTGRGGKTSHAAVIARGMGKVCVCGAQDITVNAEARRFTARGGMLVEEGTVISVDGSTGDVYLEAVPLVASATMRYLESGEQADSVVCAVARALDHADSVRRLDVRANADTPEDAARARRFGARGIGLCRTEHMFLGERRKLVEEMILARTDADRARALEALLPLQRRDFTGILEAMDGLPVTIRLLDPPLHEFLPDRTDLAVRIATAMATEQQPDAHHVELLAAVNRMHEENPMLGLRGVRLGLVVPGLVAMQVRAIAEAVVERTRAGGSPHAEIMVPLVGAVEELRLAREEVARVLTEVGEQTGTPVHCPVGTMIELPRAALTAGRIAEEAAFFSFGTNDLTQTTWGFSRDDVEAAFFSAYLDKGVFAASPFETLDREGVGRLVRIAVEEGRAARPDLETGVCGEHGGDPESIHFFHEVGLDYVSCSPFRVPVARLEAGRAALAGMDTSDSR; encoded by the coding sequence ATGGTCCGCTATGTGTACGACTTCCAGGACGGTGGCCGTGACCTGGCCGGCCTCCTCGGAGGCAAGGGCGCGAACCTGGCCGAGATGACCCGGCTGGGACTGCCCGTACCGCCGGGATTCATCGTCTCCACTGAGGCCTGCCGCGCGTTCCTGGCCAGCGGCGAGGAACCCGAGGGCATGTCGGCGGAGGTCTACCGACACCTTGCGGCGCTGGAGACGGGCGCCGGGCGGCAGCTCGGGCAGGGTGACGACCCGCTGCTGGTGTCCGTCCGCTCCGGGGCACGCTTCTCGATGCCCGGCATGATGGAGACGGTCCTCGACATCGGCCTCAACGACGACTCCGTGCTCGGCCTGGCCAAGGTGTCTGGCAGCGAGCGCTTCGCCTGGGACTCCTACCGCCGGCTCGTCCACATGTACGGCAGCACAGTGCTGGGAGTCGATCCGGTCCTGTTCGAGGAGGCCATGACCCTACTGAAAGACGCCCGCGAGGCCCCCGACGACCTCCATCTCGACGCGAGCGACCTCGCATGGCTCGTGGAGACGTACAAGAGCCTGATCCGGGACGAGACCGGCCGCGACTTCCCGCAGTCCCCCGCCCAGCAGCTCCAGCAGGCGATCCTCGCCGTCTTCCGGTCCTGGAACGTCGAACGCGCCGCGCTGTACCGACGGCGCGAGCGCATCCCGGACGACCTGGGAACGGCCGTCACCGTGCAGCGCATGGTGTTCGGCAACCTCGGCCCCGACTCGGGCAGCGGCGTCGCCTTCACCCGCGACCCGGCCACCGGGCGCCCCGGCCTGTACGGCGACTACCTGCCGGACGCCCAGGGCGAGGACGTCGTGTCGGGTGTACGGGACGCAGTACCGCTGGCCGAGCTGGAACGGTTGGACCGACGCTCGTACCGGCAACTGCGCGATCACGCACAGACGCTGGAACGGCACTACCGCGACCTGTGCGACATCGAGTTCACCATCGAGCGCGGAACGCTGTGGATGCTGCAGACCCGGGTGGGCAAGCGCACCGCCGAGGCCGCCTTCGCCATCGCCACCGAGCTGGTGCAGGAAGGTCTCATCAGTTCCGACGAGGGCCTGGCGCGGGTGAGCGGCGAAGGGCTGGCCCGGCTGATGTTCCCGCGCTTCGACACCACCGCCGCGGGCGAGACGCTCGCCCGCGGTGTGCCGGCCTCGCCGGGCGCTGCGGTGGGCGCGGCCGTGTTCGACTCCGCGGAGGCCGTACGACGTGCCGCGGCCGACGAGAAGGTGATCCTCGTCCGCGAGGAGACGACGCCCGACGACCTGCCCGGGATGGTGGCCGCGCAGGCGGTGCTGACCGGCCGCGGCGGCAAGACCAGCCACGCGGCCGTCATCGCCCGGGGCATGGGCAAGGTGTGCGTGTGCGGGGCGCAGGACATCACCGTCAACGCGGAGGCGCGGCGTTTCACCGCCCGTGGCGGCATGCTCGTCGAGGAGGGCACCGTCATCTCGGTCGACGGTTCCACCGGTGACGTGTACCTCGAGGCAGTCCCGTTGGTCGCGTCGGCGACCATGCGCTACTTGGAGAGCGGTGAGCAGGCCGACAGCGTGGTCTGCGCGGTGGCCCGAGCGCTGGACCACGCCGACTCGGTACGGCGGTTGGACGTGCGCGCCAACGCCGACACTCCTGAAGACGCTGCCCGGGCCCGGAGGTTCGGAGCCAGGGGCATCGGACTGTGCCGCACCGAGCACATGTTCCTCGGCGAGCGGCGCAAGCTGGTCGAGGAGATGATCCTCGCCCGTACGGATGCCGACCGCGCCCGCGCGCTGGAGGCTCTGCTGCCGCTCCAGCGGCGGGACTTCACGGGCATCCTGGAGGCGATGGACGGCCTCCCGGTCACCATCCGGCTGCTGGACCCGCCGCTGCACGAGTTTCTGCCCGACCGCACCGACCTGGCCGTCCGCATCGCCACCGCCATGGCCACGGAGCAGCAACCGGACGCGCACCATGTGGAGTTGCTGGCAGCGGTGAACCGGATGCACGAGGAGAATCCGATGCTCGGCCTGCGTGGCGTGCGGCTCGGCCTGGTGGTTCCGGGCCTGGTCGCGATGCAGGTCCGGGCGATCGCCGAAGCGGTCGTAGAGCGCACACGAGCGGGTGGATCTCCGCATGCGGAGATCATGGTGCCGCTCGTCGGCGCCGTCGAGGAACTGCGGCTCGCCCGCGAGGAGGTGGCCCGCGTTCTGACCGAGGTCGGCGAGCAGACCGGCACCCCTGTCCACTGCCCTGTCGGCACGATGATCGAACTGCCCCGGGCGGCGCTCACGGCCGGCCGGATCGCCGAGGAGGCGGCGTTCTTCTCCTTCGGCACCAACGACCTCACCCAGACCACCTGGGGCTTCTCCCGGGACGACGTGGAGGCCGCGTTCTTCTCGGCCTACCTGGACAAGGGCGTCTTCGCCGCATCTCCCTTCGAGACGCTCGACCGGGAGGGCGTGGGCCGACTGGTCCGGATCGCCGTCGAGGAGGGTCGTGCGGCCCGCCCGGACCTCGAGACCGGCGTCTGCGGTGAGCACGGCGGTGACCCGGAGTCGATCCACTTCTTCCATGAGGTGGGCCTGGACTACGTCTCCTGCTCGCCGTTCCGGGTCCCGGTGGCCCGTCTCGAGGCGGGCAGGGCAGCGCTGGCGGGCATGGACACGAGTGACAGCAGGTGA
- a CDS encoding GAF domain-containing sensor histidine kinase → MASGEEPGVRLPQLKLDELLEELEARIDAARGTRDRVHSLLEAVLSVGRELDLEQALHSIVEAAAVLVDAEYAALGVIGPDGKSLSALHTVGVTEEQIAEIGPFPEGHGILGEVIRHPEPLRLEKISQHPASYGLPAHHPPMNSFLGVPIRVRDQVFGNLYLTEKRGGAQFDEEDESVLSTLAVAAGVAIDNARLYEESRLRERWLLANAEITHSLMSGSEHAATLKLIAERAREIMGSALAAVAMPMAATESLTVEIAVGVDAAAHRGLVLPLSGTLMGLAFSAAASVTSDDVHQDERISPDPPRFHGLGPAVAVPIGTRDEGVRGVVLVARNTGAPVFYGEETQKLQGFAAQAAIAMELAERRKDAEQIAVLQDRDRIARDLHDLAIQRLFATGMTLQSAGRFIEHPEAAERVLRAVDDLDETIKIIRSTIFGLRARAAAVDAGLRARVVDVVGEKIPLLGFTPSVRIEGLLDTDVPQEIADHLVVVLSEALTNIARHARAERAQVVLTTDGREVTLTVADNGVGIPPGGRRSGLRNMAERAEQLGGHLDVAGPDGGGATLRWRVPLPPT, encoded by the coding sequence GTGGCAAGCGGAGAAGAGCCTGGTGTACGACTGCCCCAGCTTAAGCTGGACGAGCTGCTGGAGGAACTGGAGGCCCGGATCGACGCGGCCCGCGGCACCCGGGACCGGGTTCACAGCTTGTTGGAGGCGGTGCTCTCCGTCGGCCGCGAACTGGACCTCGAACAGGCACTGCACTCCATCGTGGAGGCAGCCGCCGTGCTCGTGGACGCCGAATACGCCGCCCTCGGCGTCATCGGCCCCGACGGCAAATCCCTCTCGGCCTTGCACACCGTCGGGGTGACCGAGGAGCAGATCGCCGAGATCGGCCCCTTCCCGGAGGGCCACGGCATCCTCGGAGAAGTGATCCGTCACCCGGAGCCGCTCCGACTGGAGAAGATCTCCCAGCACCCGGCCTCGTACGGCCTCCCGGCCCACCACCCGCCGATGAACAGCTTCCTGGGTGTGCCGATCCGGGTCCGGGATCAGGTCTTCGGCAATCTGTACCTGACGGAGAAGCGCGGGGGTGCGCAGTTCGACGAGGAGGACGAGTCGGTGCTGTCCACGCTGGCCGTGGCGGCCGGTGTGGCGATCGACAACGCCCGGCTGTACGAGGAGTCCCGGCTGCGCGAGCGCTGGCTGCTGGCGAACGCCGAGATCACCCACAGTCTGATGTCCGGCAGCGAACACGCCGCCACCCTGAAACTGATCGCAGAGCGGGCACGAGAGATCATGGGGTCGGCCCTGGCGGCGGTGGCGATGCCTATGGCGGCCACCGAGTCCCTCACCGTGGAGATCGCCGTGGGCGTGGACGCGGCGGCACACCGGGGGCTGGTGCTACCCCTGTCCGGAACATTGATGGGCCTTGCCTTCTCCGCTGCCGCGTCCGTCACCAGCGACGACGTGCACCAGGACGAGAGGATCTCCCCAGATCCGCCGCGTTTCCACGGGCTGGGCCCCGCTGTGGCCGTCCCCATCGGCACCAGGGATGAGGGCGTGCGCGGCGTGGTGCTGGTGGCGCGCAACACCGGCGCGCCGGTCTTCTATGGCGAGGAGACCCAGAAGCTGCAGGGCTTCGCCGCGCAGGCCGCGATCGCGATGGAGCTGGCCGAGCGCCGCAAGGACGCAGAACAGATCGCGGTTCTCCAGGACCGCGACCGGATCGCCCGGGACCTGCACGACCTGGCCATCCAGCGGCTCTTCGCGACGGGCATGACGCTGCAGAGCGCGGGCCGCTTCATCGAGCATCCCGAGGCCGCCGAGCGGGTGCTGCGGGCCGTGGACGACCTGGACGAGACCATCAAGATCATCCGCTCGACCATCTTCGGGCTGCGCGCCCGTGCGGCCGCCGTCGACGCCGGGTTGCGAGCCCGGGTCGTAGACGTCGTCGGCGAGAAAATCCCGCTCCTGGGTTTCACACCCAGCGTTCGCATCGAGGGTCTGCTCGACACCGATGTCCCGCAGGAAATTGCCGACCACCTCGTGGTCGTCCTCTCCGAGGCCCTCACCAACATCGCCCGTCACGCCCGCGCCGAGCGGGCACAGGTGGTACTGACGACCGACGGCCGGGAGGTCACTCTCACGGTCGCTGACAACGGTGTGGGCATCCCGCCTGGCGGACGGCGCAGCGGGCTGCGCAACATGGCCGAGCGCGCCGAGCAACTGGGCGGGCACCTCGACGTGGCTGGCCCCGACGGAGGAGGTGCCACACTGCGCTGGCGGGTGCCCCTGCCCCCCACGTAG
- a CDS encoding CBS domain-containing protein, with protein sequence MKGTPTDVSDVMTRTVVALRTGAVFKDIVRTMQEWRVSALPVLDDRGHVVGVVSEADLLPKEEYIEGATGRYGQEGRKADAVTAGELMTAPAVTVTLDATVAHAARVMARKRVKRLPVVGSDGTLQGIVSRSDLLSVFLRDDSEIAEDVRHEVVARLFGAHAGAIRIEVRNGVVTLTGRVRETALIPLAAPLARSVAGVVDVHCALSGTPRHPDLDPDLPDPQRSAPD encoded by the coding sequence ATGAAGGGCACTCCCACCGACGTGAGTGACGTGATGACCCGCACGGTCGTCGCCCTGCGCACGGGCGCGGTCTTCAAAGACATCGTGCGGACCATGCAGGAGTGGAGGGTCAGCGCCCTCCCCGTGCTGGACGACCGTGGACACGTCGTCGGTGTCGTCTCCGAGGCCGATTTGCTGCCCAAGGAGGAGTACATCGAGGGCGCCACGGGCCGGTACGGGCAGGAGGGCCGCAAGGCGGACGCGGTGACCGCCGGCGAGCTGATGACCGCTCCGGCTGTCACTGTGACACTCGACGCCACCGTCGCCCACGCCGCGCGCGTCATGGCTCGCAAAAGGGTCAAGCGGCTACCGGTGGTCGGCTCCGACGGGACTCTCCAGGGCATCGTCAGCCGGTCCGACCTGCTGAGCGTCTTCCTGCGGGACGACTCGGAAATCGCCGAGGACGTCCGGCACGAGGTCGTCGCACGGCTCTTCGGTGCACACGCCGGTGCGATCCGGATCGAGGTGCGCAACGGTGTCGTGACCCTCACCGGCCGGGTCCGCGAAACCGCTCTGATTCCGCTCGCCGCCCCCCTTGCGCGATCCGTCGCGGGCGTGGTGGACGTGCACTGTGCGCTCAGCGGCACGCCCCGCCATCCGGACCTCGACCCGGACCTGCCGGACCCGCAACGGTCGGCACCTGACTGA
- a CDS encoding CBS domain-containing protein, which produces MDSSPHRVSDVMTHAVLAIGRKVLFKDIVERMEQWRVSALPVLVGDGRVIGVVSEADLLLKEEFRDSDPDFTQLRRMPDLAKAGAVSAEELMSSPAVTIHGDATLAEAARIMALRHVKRLPVVNAEGVLEGVVSRGDLLKVFLRPDNDLADEIRRDIVDVLFPAPVEPVHIVVSDGVATLTGRIGDAARIPLAERLVRGVEGVVGVDCRLTAADSDAG; this is translated from the coding sequence ATGGACAGCAGCCCCCACCGGGTGAGCGACGTGATGACTCATGCCGTCCTCGCGATCGGCCGCAAGGTTCTGTTCAAGGACATCGTCGAACGCATGGAGCAGTGGAGGGTCAGTGCCCTTCCAGTGCTGGTGGGTGACGGGCGGGTGATCGGGGTGGTCTCCGAGGCCGATCTGCTGCTCAAGGAGGAGTTCCGGGACAGCGATCCTGATTTCACTCAGCTGCGCCGGATGCCCGACCTGGCCAAGGCCGGGGCGGTGTCCGCCGAGGAGCTGATGAGCAGCCCGGCCGTCACCATTCATGGAGACGCCACACTCGCCGAAGCGGCACGGATCATGGCGCTGCGGCATGTCAAGCGGCTGCCCGTGGTGAATGCCGAGGGCGTCCTCGAAGGCGTGGTCAGTCGCGGGGATCTACTGAAGGTGTTCCTGCGTCCCGACAACGATCTGGCGGACGAGATCCGACGCGACATCGTCGATGTTCTCTTCCCGGCCCCGGTCGAGCCCGTCCACATCGTCGTCAGCGACGGCGTCGCGACCTTGACGGGACGCATCGGGGACGCCGCGCGGATTCCACTGGCCGAGCGCCTGGTTCGGGGCGTGGAAGGGGTCGTTGGCGTGGACTGCCGACTTACCGCCGCCGACTCCGACGCCGGGTGA
- a CDS encoding Crp/Fnr family transcriptional regulator has protein sequence MTSATTMSTALEPVHRERLMRLAREVSFEAGTRLFEEGRHADRFWIVRTGTVALDLHVPGRRPAVVESLGHGELVGWSWHFPPHLWHLGAEAMTPVRAWEFDAEAVRAMCTADPAFGRAVAVWVGRVVAQRLHATRVRLLDLYAPYGSGDLS, from the coding sequence ATGACCTCCGCGACCACCATGAGCACGGCGCTCGAGCCCGTGCACCGCGAACGGCTGATGCGCCTCGCCCGCGAGGTCTCCTTCGAGGCCGGGACGCGCCTGTTCGAGGAGGGCCGGCACGCCGACCGCTTCTGGATCGTCCGCACCGGAACCGTCGCCCTCGATCTGCATGTGCCCGGTCGCCGCCCGGCCGTGGTCGAGTCACTCGGGCACGGCGAACTGGTCGGCTGGTCCTGGCACTTCCCGCCACATCTCTGGCACCTGGGCGCCGAGGCGATGACCCCGGTGCGGGCCTGGGAGTTCGACGCCGAGGCGGTGCGCGCGATGTGCACCGCGGATCCGGCGTTCGGGCGGGCCGTAGCGGTGTGGGTGGGACGCGTGGTCGCCCAGCGGCTGCACGCCACCCGGGTCCGGCTGCTCGACCTCTACGCGCCCTACGGCAGCGGTGACCTATCGTGA
- a CDS encoding universal stress protein, translated as MNRRIIAAIDGSQAGLAAADWAARQALYRRVPLSLVHVSCAQPPREAIPVSTSSPEGEVSRLISEKTHRDMIHIDLDVLTVQLAGNPRRVLLHEAADAEMLVLGSRPLTSTKGFLPGSLGLYLAAHSDRPVIIVRKPEETAAGGSARASTVVLGLDPESQADELVDFSFRTAQAAGASLRIVVAAAPPVFPLHHFVPVSPEERVQLESRERPALERILKGWSEKFPELRVDAAITVGHADEVLVDATQSADLVVVGRRRAVGPHHLGAIAHAVLHHASCSVAVVPHD; from the coding sequence ATGAATCGGCGCATCATTGCAGCAATCGACGGTTCGCAGGCTGGCCTGGCAGCGGCGGACTGGGCAGCGCGGCAAGCTTTGTACCGCAGGGTGCCCTTGTCCCTGGTGCACGTGAGTTGCGCACAGCCACCGCGAGAAGCGATACCGGTCTCAACCTCTTCACCTGAGGGCGAAGTATCCCGGCTGATCTCGGAGAAGACTCATCGAGACATGATCCACATCGATCTGGATGTCTTGACTGTCCAGTTGGCAGGAAATCCGCGCAGGGTGCTTCTCCATGAGGCTGCTGATGCTGAGATGCTTGTACTCGGCTCACGACCCCTCACTAGTACGAAAGGCTTCCTTCCAGGGAGTCTGGGGCTGTACCTGGCTGCTCACTCGGACCGGCCTGTGATCATCGTTCGGAAACCTGAGGAGACCGCTGCGGGAGGCTCCGCGCGTGCCTCCACCGTGGTGTTGGGCCTCGATCCGGAAAGTCAGGCAGACGAGTTGGTTGATTTCTCCTTCCGTACAGCGCAAGCGGCCGGGGCCAGCCTCCGCATCGTTGTCGCCGCAGCTCCGCCGGTCTTCCCACTGCACCATTTCGTACCGGTGAGTCCCGAGGAGAGAGTGCAGTTGGAGAGTCGCGAACGCCCAGCGCTTGAACGAATACTCAAGGGCTGGTCTGAGAAGTTCCCGGAGCTTCGGGTCGACGCCGCCATCACTGTCGGACATGCGGATGAGGTACTGGTCGATGCCACCCAGAGCGCAGACCTTGTCGTTGTGGGGCGTCGACGCGCCGTCGGCCCGCACCATCTCGGGGCCATCGCCCACGCAGTGCTTCACCATGCATCGTGCTCGGTTGCAGTAGTTCCGCATGACTGA
- a CDS encoding DUF7660 family protein — MTTSPEHVDTREDLAAFVRSLHRSHAEDGSAWENADLPSFLEALAAWIDDADGWYSTTGREVPASGDWRFFARALQAATIYE; from the coding sequence GTGACTACTTCTCCTGAGCACGTCGACACCAGAGAAGACCTGGCCGCCTTCGTTCGTTCGCTGCATCGCAGCCACGCCGAGGACGGAAGCGCGTGGGAGAACGCGGACCTCCCGAGCTTCCTGGAGGCCTTGGCGGCATGGATCGACGACGCGGACGGCTGGTACAGCACCACCGGCCGCGAGGTGCCGGCCAGCGGTGACTGGAGGTTCTTCGCACGAGCCCTGCAAGCGGCGACGATCTACGAGTGA
- a CDS encoding Imm32 family immunity protein, whose translation MSAATDGITRVSTWEEGARIEVRNLGGEIVIEANAAGLKTLAGHLLTLAQDGTPDGTHLHLEENNGLEQGSVGMVLERYDDE comes from the coding sequence GTGAGCGCGGCGACCGATGGAATCACCAGAGTTTCCACGTGGGAGGAAGGCGCGCGCATCGAGGTCCGCAACCTGGGTGGCGAGATCGTCATTGAGGCAAACGCTGCCGGGTTGAAGACTCTGGCCGGCCACCTCCTCACTCTCGCTCAGGACGGCACGCCGGACGGCACTCACCTCCACCTGGAGGAGAACAACGGGCTCGAACAAGGCTCCGTGGGAATGGTCTTGGAGAGATACGACGACGAATGA
- a CDS encoding tetratricopeptide repeat protein, translated as MSTGTGHPPAGSHPRPMRAGPGRHPPDTLNSRNNLASAYESAGNPGQAIPLYEATLAQREKVLGDTHPHTLSSRNNLAHARQKAEAVQRGIQQPQQPKLYL; from the coding sequence ATGTCAACTGGGACGGGCCATCCCCCTGCTGGAAGCCACCCTCGCCCAATGCGAGCAGGTCCTGGGCGACACCCACCCGACACGCTGAACAGCCGCAACAACCTCGCTAGTGCTTATGAGTCGGCGGGGAATCCGGGACAGGCCATCCCCCTTTACGAAGCTACCCTCGCCCAGCGCGAGAAGGTCTTGGGTGACACCCACCCCCACACTCTGTCCAGCCGCAACAACCTCGCCCACGCCCGTCAGAAGGCCGAAGCAGTACAGCGCGGAATACAGCAACCTCAGCAACCGAAGCTGTACCTCTAA
- a CDS encoding MarR family winged helix-turn-helix transcriptional regulator, whose amino-acid sequence MNAVASKADECNNLALRKASRYLGATYDKALAPLGLRATQFSILQQLSVREEMTISGLADVIAMDRTTMASNLKPLAREGLVTIETAAADRRARSVMITPEGLARMKAALPHWEGVQAEFEGKFGAEPAAQMRTLLENVLGTGFDPWAE is encoded by the coding sequence ATGAATGCTGTAGCGTCGAAGGCTGATGAGTGCAACAACCTCGCGCTGCGAAAGGCATCGAGATATCTCGGCGCGACCTACGACAAGGCGTTGGCGCCGCTAGGCCTGCGGGCCACGCAGTTCAGCATCCTGCAACAGCTCAGCGTGCGCGAAGAAATGACGATCAGCGGTCTCGCCGACGTGATCGCCATGGACCGTACGACGATGGCGTCCAACCTCAAGCCGCTCGCGCGTGAGGGGCTGGTCACCATCGAGACGGCGGCCGCCGATCGCCGAGCGCGGAGCGTGATGATCACGCCGGAGGGTCTGGCGCGGATGAAGGCGGCACTTCCCCATTGGGAGGGCGTGCAAGCCGAGTTCGAGGGAAAGTTCGGCGCTGAGCCGGCGGCTCAGATGCGCACTCTTCTCGAGAATGTCCTCGGCACTGGCTTCGATCCCTGGGCCGAGTGA